A stretch of the Argentina anserina chromosome 6, drPotAnse1.1, whole genome shotgun sequence genome encodes the following:
- the LOC126798806 gene encoding LOW QUALITY PROTEIN: receptor-like protein 3 (The sequence of the model RefSeq protein was modified relative to this genomic sequence to represent the inferred CDS: inserted 1 base in 1 codon), translating into MKLNKVTCSKERKNDILKKLLSFLCQCVYIFLLLPCCASASCDQVDRDALLSLNFKASSPLNWSASSDCCLWEGIICAPDDRVIHLWLPARGLSGSVSSAITNLTYLTHLNLSHNSLSSQLPDGLFSSLNSLQVLDLSFNHLNGHLPNSSLXASKLQIVDMSNNFFNGTIPSVASDSLSFFNVSKNSFSGSIPISVFCKTGSNLNNLTILDLSFNRFTGPIPTGLASCSKLQVFRAGFNALSGRLPDDIFGLADLELLSLPFNSLSGPIGNGITGLTNLKILELHANQFKGDIPSQIGNLVSLEKLVLHNNNFTGVLPASLINCTNLSTLNLGVNNLTGELSTFNFSTFQLLTTLDLGNNNFTGTLPQSLYLCKSLKAIRLDSNNLQGQISPEIVELESLAFLSISNNNFTNATGAFMVLLSCKNLTTLVLTKSFLLEPLPKDETLADLNRFDKLQVLAIGGCKFTGQVPTWIAKLRNLQVLDLSYNHLTGSVPGWLGSLPKLFYMDLSHNHLAGGFPEELCGMPSLTSKEADEVEQRILVLPVSVMSKNGTTRQYNQFSQFPLAMYLGWNSLSGSIPTEIGQLKFLQLLDLSHNNFSASIPDQMSNLSNLEKLDLSYNHLSGAIPASLKGLTFLSFFSVAYNDLQGSIPSGGQFNTFDISSFEGNPRLCGYQTAQLSCLPAIPPVSAGTQRSSYKTLSALIFGISIGFFFI; encoded by the exons ATGAAACTGAACAAAGTAACCTGTTCCAAGGAGAGGAAGAATGATATCCTGAAAAAATTGCTAAGCTTTTTGTGCCAGtgtgtttatatttttttgcTTCTCCCTTGCTGTGCCTCTGCTTCTTGTGATCAAGTTGATCGTGACGCTCTCTTATCCTTAAATTTCAAGGCCTCatcaccattgaattggtctGCTTCGTCTGACTGTTGCCTTTGGGAAGGAATTATTTGTGCTCCGGATGATCGAGTCATCCATCTATGGTTGCCTGCGAGAGGCTTAAGCGGTTCAGTCTCTTCAGCTATCACCAATCTCACATATCTCACCCACCTCAATCTTTCCCACAATAGCCTGTCCAGTCAACTCCCGGATGGCTTGTTTTCCTCCCTCAATAGCCTCCAAGTTCTAGACTTGAGCTTCAATCATCTGAACGGCCACCTACCAAATTCATCTC AAGCCAGCAAGCTTCAGATTGTAGACATGTCCAACAATTTCTTCAACGGAACAATCCCATCTGTGGCTTCGGACTCCCTATCTTTTTTCAATGTCAGCAAAAATAGCTTTTCTGGCTCCATTCCGATTTCTGTTTTCTGCAAAACTGGCAGCAATCTTAACAATCTCACCATTTTGGACTTATCCTTCAACAGATTTACTGGTCCAATTCCCACTGGACTTGCCTCTTGTTCAAAGCTCCAGGTATTCCGTGCAGGCTTCAATGCGCTCTCTGGTCGTCTCCCTGATGACATTTTTGGCCTTGCTGATCTTGAACTGCTTTCCCTGCCCTTCAACAGCTTATCAGGACCCATTGGCAATGGCATTACAGGCTTGACCAATCTAAAGATCCTGGAGCTCCATGCAAACCAATTCAAGGGGGATATACCGAGCCAAATTGGTAACCTTGTCAGTTTGGAGAAGCTGGTCCTCCACAATAACAACTTCACTGGTGTCTTACCTGCATCTCTCATCAACTGCACAAATCTATCCACCTTGAACTTGGGGGTCAACAACTTAACAGGAGAGCTTTCCACCTTCAATTTCTCCACGTTCCAACTCCTCACCACACTTGACCTTGGCAACAATAACTTCACTGGTACGTTACCGCAAAGCCTCTACTTGTGCAAGTCACTGAAAGCAATTAGATTGGACAGCAATAATCTCCAAGGGCAGATATCACCTGAAATAGTTGAATTGGAATCCCTTGCTTTCCTCTCCATCTCTAACAACAATTTTACCAACGCCACCGGGGCCTTTATGGTTCTATTGAGTTGCAAGAATCTCACCACTCTGGTTCTTACCAAAAGTTTTCTGTTAGAACCTTTGCCAAAGGATGAAACCCTGGCAGACCTAAACAGATTTGACAAACTCCAAGTTCTTGCCATAGGTGGTTGCAAATTTACAGGTCAAGTGCCCACCTGGATAGCTAAGCTTAGAAATCTTCAAGTCTTGGACCTGTCATATAACCATCTAACCGGCTCTGTTCCTGGTTGGTTGGGTAGTCTACCCAAGCTATTCTACATGGACTTGTCCCATAACCATCTTGCAGGAGGATTCCCTGAGGAACTCTGTGGAATGCCATCATTGACATCGAAAGAGGCCGATGAAGTGGAACAACGTATTCTAGTGTTACCAGTTTCTGTCATGTCTAAAAATGGTACCACTCGGCAATACAATCAGTTCTCTCAATTTCCCCTAGCAATGTACCTTGGTTGGAATAGCCTCAGTGGCAGTATCCCCACTGAGATTGGCCAATTGAAGTTTCTTCAATTGTTGGATCTTAGCCATAATAACTTCTCTGCCAGCATCCCAGATCAGATGTCTAACCTATCTAACCTAGAGAAATTGGACCTCTCCTACAACCATCTATCTGGTGCAATCCCTGCCTCTTTAAAAGGTCtaactttcctttctttcttcaGTGTTGCATACAATGATCTTCAGGGCTCTATACCATCTGGAGGTCAATTCAATACTTTTGACATCTCCAGCTTTGAAGGAAATCCAAGATTATGTGGCTACCAGACTGCGCAGCTATCCTGCCTTCCTGCTATCCCTCCTGTGTCTGCGGGTACTCAGAGATCTTCTTACAAGACTCTAAGTGCACTGATCTTTGGGATCAGTATCggctttttcttcatttga
- the LOC126799361 gene encoding LOW QUALITY PROTEIN: receptor-like protein 2 (The sequence of the model RefSeq protein was modified relative to this genomic sequence to represent the inferred CDS: deleted 2 bases in 1 codon; substituted 1 base at 1 genomic stop codon), with protein MMMKMMKMIDNRATSSSKVEDFPATPCQRPKTQLLFFLAELVFTLLLPSSVSAGCDQVDQDALLSLAFKFSSSSPLNWSASTDCCLWEGVFCSPYDERVSHLWLSGRGLTGVFSPSITNLTSITYLNLSHNSLLGSLPEDFFSSLYRLQVLDLNFNHLSGYLPLPSNKATSVLRILNLSSNSFNGTIPPSLFVPSVAAGSLSMFDVSNNNFAGSIPISVFCKNGGNHNNLTLLDFSFNNFNDTISTGLGSCSKLQVFRAGFNALSGPLPDDIFDLADLQHLSVPVNQLPGPVGDGIVRLTNLKILELYSNQFFGPIPVEIGNLAKLEELVLHINNLTGVLPPSLNNCTNLSTLILRVMYMSGELSAFNFSTLQRLSILDLGNNNFTGELPQNLYSXKSLTAVRFSSNRLTGQISPNIVGLESLSFLSISNNFLTNATGAFRILRSCKNLTTLVLSKSFKNEPLPDDENLEGSDGFDNIQIFGLGGCNFTGQVPIWLGKLKKLEVLDLSFNLLTGPIPSWFGSLPDLFYMDLSKNLLTGGFPSELCGMPGLTLKEATSLANSNYLELPIFVMHQNVTNMQYNQLSSLPPPAIYLGNNSLSGNIPTEIGQLEFIHVLDLSHNNFSGSIPDQISNLINLEKLDLSYNNISGEIPAALKALYFLSSFNVAYNDLQGPVPSGGQFHTFTNSSFEGNPGFCGPPLSSRSCLKMPQSPGAVVPTSNTHRSETKKILIALVFGIGFGIGFSIDDAKIPLLGWCKNKLI; from the exons atgatgatgaagatgatgaagatgatagaCAACAGAGCAACCTCCTCCTCTAAAGTGGAGGATTTCCCAGCGACACCATGCCAAAGACCAAAGACAcagcttcttttctttttggctGAACTGGTGTTCACTCTGCTACTTCCTTCCTCTGTCTCTGCTGGTTGTGACCAAGTGGATCAAGACGCTCTCTTGTCCTTGGCTTTCAagttttcatcttcatctccatTAAACTGGTCAGCTTCCACTGATTGTTGCCTTTGGGAAGGAGTATTCTGCAGCCCATATGATGAGCGAGTCAGCCATCTCTGGTTAAGTGGGAGAGGCTTAACTGGTGTTTTTTCTCCCTCCATCACCAACCTCACCTCTATTACCTACCTCAATCTTTCCCACAATTCGCTCTTGGGTTCTCTCCCGGAGGACTTCTTTTCCTCACTATATCGCCTCCAGGTCCTTGACTTGAACTTCAACCATCTCAGCGGCTATTTGCCACTCCCCTCCAACAAAGCCACCAGTGTGCTTCGGATTCTAAACTTGTCCAGTAATTCATTTAACGGAACAATCCCACCTTCCTTATTTGTCCCATCTGTGGCTGCAGGCTCTCTCAGTATGTTCGATGTCAGCAACAACAACTTTGCTGGTTCAATTCCCATCTCTGTTTTCTGCAAAAATGGTGGcaatcacaacaacctcacctTGTTGGACTTCTCcttcaacaatttcaatgacACAATTTCCACCGGACTCGGGTCTTGTTCGAAGCTCCAAGTCTTCCGGGCAGGCTTCAATGCTCTGTCTGGACCTCTCCCTGATGATATTTTTGACCTTGCTGATCTCCAACATCTTTCTGTGCCTGTCAATCAATTGCCAGGACCCGTAGGTGATGGCATTGTGCGTTTAACCAATCTCAAGATCCTAGAGCTCTACTCTAACCAATTCTTTGGGCCAATTCCAGTCGAAATTGGAAACCTTGCCAAGTTGGAAGAGCTAGTACTGCATATCAACAACCTCACCGGTGTCTTGCCTCCATCTCTCAACAACTGTACAAATCTATCCACCCTGATTTTGCGGGTCATGTACATGTCTGGAGAACTCTCTGCCTTCAACTTCTCGACACTCCAACGCCTCAGCATTCTTGACCTTGGCAACAACAACTTCACTGGTGAGTTACCACAAAACCTCTACTCTTGAAAGTCATTAACAGCAGTTAGATTTTCTAGTAACCGGCTCACAGGCCAGATATCACCCAATATAGTTGGACTAGAATCCTTGTCTTTTCTCTCCATCTCTAACAACTTCTTAACCAATGCCACTGGGGCTTTTAGGATTCTAAGGAGTTGTAAGAATCTGACCACTCTGGTGCTATCCAAGAGTTTTAAAAATGAACCCTTGCCAGATGATGAAAACCTAGAAGGGTCTGATGGATTTGATAATATACAGATATTTGGCCTGGGTGGCTGCAACTTCACAGGTCAAGTTCCTATATGGCTTGGAAAGCTTAAGAAACTTGAAGTCCTGGACCTTTCATTTAACCTCTTGACCGGTCCGATTCCCAGTTGGTTTGGTTCTCTGCCAGACCTTTTCTACATGGATTTGTCTAAGAATCTCCTTACTGGAGGATTTCCTTCGGAGCTCTGTGGGATGCCAGGTTTGACATTGAAAGAGGCCACCAGTCTAGCAAACAGCAATTATTTAGAGTTACCAATCTTTGTTATGCACCAAAATGTGACTAATATGCAGTACAATCAGCTGTCTagcctc ccccccccagcTATATATCTTGGTAATAACAGCCTTAGTGGCAACATCCCCACCGAGATAGGGCAGTTGGAGTTCATTCATGTGTTGGACCTTAGTCACAACAACTTCTCTGGCAGCATCCCTGATCAGATCAGTAATCTCATTAACTTAGAGAAGTTGGATCTCTCCTATAACAATATATCTGGTGAAATACCTGCTGCTCTCAAAGCTTTGTATTTCTTGTCTTCCTTCAATGTGGCATACAATGATCTTCAGGGACCTGTGCCATCTGGAGGTCAGTTTCATACTTTTACCAACTCCAGCTTTGAAGGAAATCCAGGATTCTGTGGCCCTCCATTGTCGAGTCGTTCTTGCCTCAAAATGCCACAGAGCCCTGGAGCAGTAGTTCCTACGAGTAACACTCACAGATCTGAGACAAAGAAGATTCTTATTGCACTTGTGTTTGGGATTGGTTTTGGTATTGGTTTTAGCATTGATGATGCGAAAATACCACTTCTTGGTTGGTGTAAGAATAAATTGATCTAG
- the LOC126799187 gene encoding uncharacterized protein LOC126799187 yields the protein MEQPLTPNSTPQKPSKPTDPNSVKRKLPTPQELISHYESKGLDTQEASLKVIGDLQTALFRVISSGRGRKDKLLAETSRKADSTNNSLAILNMKLDSKPGYGGSFAIGVVSGLSVQGIGSVLPHVLKGFGDIWNSVRSVNKEHP from the coding sequence ATGGAACAACCACTGACTCCAAACTCCACCCCCCAAAAACCCAGCAAACCCACAGACCCAAATTCCGTCAAGAGAAAGCTGCCTACCCCACAAGAGCTCATCTCCCACTATGAATCCAAAGGGCTTGACACCCAGGAAGCCTCCCTCAAGGTGATAGGGGACCTCCAGACTGCCCTCTTCAGGGTCATATCCTCTGGAAGAGGCAGAAAGGACAAGCTTTTGGCCGAGACTTCTAGAAAGGCTGACAGCACCAACAACAGTCTTGCCATTCTTAACATGAAGCTTGACTCCAAGCCTGGCTATGGTGGATCATTTGCTATTGGGGTTGTTTCTGGGCTCAGCGTGCAGGGCATTGGGAGTGTTCTGCCTCATGTTTTAAAGGGTTTTGGGGATATTTGGAATTCTGTCAGAAGTGTCAACAAGGAACATCCTTGA
- the LOC126797217 gene encoding uncharacterized protein LOC126797217, protein MTTCRFPMLRIQSVDSSKPRPGFGTKTNHKRKKKNNLNQLSSFLGNKPLTEAPGLNSRFDGKVKRNLGDLEFEERLEAIRSSALERKKTVEKEEYGAIDYNTPVKSEEKKIGLGAQIGVGVAVLVFGLVFALGDFLPTSSVSPTEDAALTSNKLSEEEKASLQARLKEYEATLSNSPKDPTALEGASVTLAELGEYTRASTLLEDLTNEKPSDPEVFRLLGEVKYELKDYEGSVAAYKVASKASKDLKFEVMRGLTNALLAAKKPDEAVQYLLDSRSRIDADNPETKAASSTTGMQVDPIQVELLLGKAYSDWGHISDAVSVYDRLISSHPNDFRGYLAKGIILRENDKGGEAERMFIQARFELECDRKLEGTCSRVFKMTTRILN, encoded by the exons ATGACGACGTGTCGCTTCCCTATGCTTCGAATTCAATCAGTTGATTCTTCGAAGCCCAGACCGGGGTTTGGAACCAAAACCAATcacaagagaaagaaaaagaacaaccTCAACCAG CTGTCTTCTTTTCTTG GAAACAAACCGCTGACCG AGGCACCTGGATTAAATTCCCGTTTTGATGGGAAGGTCAAGAGAAATCTTGGCGACCTTGAGTTTGAGGAACGTCTGGAAGCAATTAGAAG TTCAGCACTTGAGCGGAAGAAAACAGTTGAAAAAGAGGAATATGGAGCAATTGATTATAATACACCTGTCAAATCAGAGGAGAAAAAAATTGGACTTGGAGCACAG ATTGGAGTAGGTGTGGCAGTATTGgtatttggtttggtttttgcTTTGGGGGACTTTCTTCCTACCAGCag TGTTAGTCCTACTGAAGATGCTGCACTAACCAGTAATAAATTGTCTGAAGAAGAGAAAGCATCACTTCAG GCTAGGCTGAAAGAATATGAAGCAACACTTAGTAACAGCCCGAAAGATCCGACTGCTCTTGAG GGAGCTTCCGTAACTTTAGCAGAATTAGGAGAATATACTCGAGCTTCAACTCTGCTTGAGGACTTGACTAAT GAAAAACCAAGTGATCCTGAAGTTTTCCGTTTGCTTGGAGAAGTAAAATATGAGCTCAAAGATTATGAAGGGAGTGTTGCTGCATATAAGGTTGCTTCCAAG GCGTCCAAAGATCTTAAATTTGAAGTTATGCGTGGCCTTACAAATGCATTACTTGCTGCTAAAAAACCAGATGAG GCTGTCCAATATCTTCTGGACTCTCGATCACGTATTGATGCAGACAACCCAGAAACAAAGGCTGCAAGCAGTACGACTGGAATGCAGGTGGATCCAATTCAA GTCGAATTACTTCTTGGAAAAGCCTATTCAGACTGGGGCCATATTAGTGATGCTGTCTCTGTCTATGATCGGCTCATCTCTAGTCATCCAAATGACTTCCGTGGTTACTTGGCTaag GGAATTATATTAAGAGAAAATGATAAAGGTGGAGAGGCAGAGCGGATGTTTATACAG GCACGTTTTGAATTAGAATGTGACCGTAAACTGGAAGGCACTTGTAGCCGGGTATTCAAAATGACGACCAGAATCTTGAATTAG